One genomic region from Epinephelus fuscoguttatus linkage group LG8, E.fuscoguttatus.final_Chr_v1 encodes:
- the mboat1 gene encoding lysophospholipid acyltransferase 1 — MGERADITFKTTGTKWLLPVSEYLGFPLDQVNFLACQLFALGAAFWFRLYLSPSHANPLVRHAVAALLGIAFLIFCFGWYSAHILTVVVASYVIIIKADINNVHRYSMVTAMGYLTVCQVSRVFIFNYGVLSTDFSGPLMIVTQKITTLAFQLHDGMCKKSEQLTPEQRALAINVRPSLIEYLSYNLNFMSVLVGPCSNYTEYIDFIEGRHISRRLRHHSGTCNGQNGYDKIPDPSPLNAVCRKLLICSGCMLFFLTVTRSLPITYNVDPHFVGHAPFLTRLSYAFFSIQAARPKFYFAWTLADAVNNAAGYGFLGMDENGKPSWDLISNLNILGIETATSFKTFIDNWNIRTGIWLKTVCYDRAPKHRLALTFILSALWHGVYPGYYFTFITAIPITMAARAVRKSVRHHIVGVRALKLGYDILTWAATQLAICYTVMPFLLLAVEPTLVYYRSMYFHVHIISILAAIALHRKHKPSEPSSSATTKTFSSSSSSSSSSSSSSPCSAQCQPVHSNNNDKVD, encoded by the exons GCGTGCCAGCTCTTCGCCCTGGGTGCTGCCTTCTGGTTTCGTCTCTACCTCAGTCCAAGCCATGCCAATCCCCTGGTCAGGCATGCTGTGGCCGCTCTTCTCGGCATTGCCTTTCTCATCTTCTGCTTTGGATG gtacTCAGCTCACATCCTGACAGTGGTGGTTGCAAGCTACGTGATCATCATCAAAGCTGACATCAACAATGTGCACAG GTACTCCATGGTGACTGCTATGGGCTACTTGACAGTGTGCCAAGTGAGCAGAGTCTTCATTTTTAACTATGGAGTCCTGTCCACTGACTTCTCTGG GCCTCTGATGATCGTTACCCAGAAGATCACCACACTGGCTTTCCAGCTCCACGATG GTATGTGTAAGAAATCTGAACAGCTGACCCCGGAGCAGAGGGCTCTGGCTATAAA TGTGAGGCCGTCTCTCATCGAGTACCTGAGCTACAATCTGAATTTCATGAGCGTCCTGGTTGGACCGTGCAGTAACTATACAGAGTACATAGACTTCATAGAAGGCAGACACATCAGCAGGCGTCTCAGACACCACTCGGGGACGTGTAATGGGCAGAACGGCTATGATAAAATACCAGACCCATCACCTCTG AACGCTGTCTGCCGAAAATTGCTGATCTGCAGTGGATGCATGCTGTTTTTCCTCACTGTGACTCGGTCCCTGCCGATAACGTACAACGTGGACCCTCACTTTGTCGGCCACGCCCCCTTCCTCACAAGGCTCAGCTACGCTTTCTTCTCCATACAAGCGGCAAGGCCCAAATTCTACTTCGCCTGGACACTAG ctgatgcagTCAATAACGCTGCAGGTTATGGTTTCTTGGGGATGGATGAAAATGGAAAGCCATCGTGGGACCTCATCAGCAACCTCAACATCTTGGGGATTGAG actgcaaccagcttcAAGACATTCATAGACAACTGGAATATTCGAACAGGAATTTGGCTCAAAAC GGTGTGTTATGACCGAGCGCCCAAGCACAGGTTGGCGTTGACCTTTATCCTGTCTGCCTTGTGGCATGGTGTGTATCCAGGGTACTATTTCACCTTCATCACAGCCATCCCCATCACCATGGCAGCACGAGCT GTCCGGAAATCTGTTCGCCACCACATAGTGGGCGTCAGAGCCTTGAAGCTGGGTTACGACATTTTGACTTGGGCAGCCACCCAGCTCGCCATCTGCTACACTGTTATGCCTTTTCTCCTTCTTGCAGTAGAGCCCACTTTGGTTTATTACAG gTCCATGTACTTCCACGTTCACATCATCAGCATTCTGGCTGCGATTGCCCTGCATCGGAAACACAAACCCAGTGAACCCTCCTCCTCCGCCACCACCAAAAcgttttcctcctcctcctcctcctcctcctcctcctcctcctcgtctccgTGCTCAGCCCAGTGCCAGCCTGTTCACTCCAACAACAATGACAAAGTAGACTGA